One window of Perca flavescens isolate YP-PL-M2 chromosome 6, PFLA_1.0, whole genome shotgun sequence genomic DNA carries:
- the LOC114557791 gene encoding vitelline membrane outer layer protein 1 homolog, translating to MASLFTVVVMLAVMSSGLCEEKTFLQRAGVAFNSRQYRSLLTVNNGEQFGNWTWPEMCPDKFFAVGFSVRVESNQYGADDTALNGIRLICAKDGSRSFLYSIESHSGYFGEWTQPQYCPSGMLSSFQIRVEPHQGLFGDDTAINNIKFRCSSNPTLEAAGMDWGEYGHWSQECHDGGICGIETKMEEYQYGLDDSSLNDVRFHCCAKPQQ from the exons ATGGCGAGTCTTTTCACCGTTGTGGTCATGCTGGCGGTGATGTCCAGTGGGTTATGTGAGGAGAAAACCTTTCTGCAGCGAGCTGGTGTGGCTTTTAACAGCAGACAGTACAGATCTCTGCTTACTGTGAACAACGGAGAGCAGTTTGGAAACTGGACCTGGCCCGAGATGTGTCCTGACAAGTTCTTCGCTGTTGGCTTCAGTGTTCGG GTGGAGTCTAACCAGTATGGGGCGGATGACACCGCTCTGAATGGGATCCGCCTCATCTGTGCCAAAGACGGGAGCCGAAGCTTTCTGTATTCTATTGAATCCCACAGTGGCTA CTTTGGTGAATGGACCCAGCCCCAGTACTGCCCCAGTGGCATGCTCTCCTCTTTCCAGATCCGCGTGGAGCCCCATCAGGGTCTTTTCGGTGATGACACGGCCATCAACAACATCAAGTTCCGCTGCAGCAGCAACCCGACGCTGGAGGCGGCCGGCATGGACTGGGGAGAGTACGGTCACTGGAGCCAGGAGTGTCACGATGGTGGAATCTGTGGCATCGAGACAAAGATGGAGGAATACCAGTATGGCCTGGACGACTCCAGCCTCAATGATGTGCGCTTCCATTGCTGTGCCAAGCCTCAGCAG TGA
- the LOC114556829 gene encoding HLA class II histocompatibility antigen, DRB1-1 beta chain yields MMGLYFLLKLTVSAILLCSRPAGGYVYQMIYDCEYGDNITDMVFFVKNLFNQKINTQYDSRVGKYVGFGEYGMTNAAHYNSQQWKMDERKAQVETLCRYNARLFRRSTLDRKVRPTVKVHEPEPADYGKRSILECSAMGFFPQEMRLSWLRDGVEVTTDVSSTDVLANGDWSFQLHSYLEFTPRRGERVSCRVEHSSLRESLEVDWGKGHPGRENTLKW; encoded by the exons ATGATGGGACTTTATTTTCTGCTCAAACTCACAGTCTCTGCTATTTTACTCTGCAGTAGACCAGCAG GTGGCTATGTATATCAGATGATATATGACTGTGAGTATGGTGACAACATCACCGACATGGTCTTCTTTGTAAAAAACCTATTTAACCAGAAGATTAACACCCAGTATGACTCTCGGGTTGGGAAGTATGTCGGCTTTGGAGAATATGGCATGACGAACGCTGCCCATTataacagccagcagtggaaaATGGATGAAAGAAAAGCTCAAGTGGAGACTCTTTGCAGATACAACGCAAGATTATTCAGAAGGAGCACACTGGATCGAAAAG TGCGTCCGACTGTCAAGGTCCATGAGCCCGAGCCAGCTGACTACGGGAAGCGGTCCATACTTGAGTGCAGCGCTATGGGGTTCTTCCCTCAGGAAATGAGGCTGAGCTGGCTGAGAGACGGCGTAGAGGTCACCACTGATGTGTCGTCTACAGATGTCTTGGCCAACGGGGACTGGAGCTTCCAGCTGCACTCTTACCTGGAGTTCACACCCAGAAGAGGGGAGAGGGTGAGCTGCAGGGTGGAGCACAGCAGCCTCAGAGAGAGCCTGGAGGTGGACTGGGGTAAGGGTCACCCTGGAAGAGAAAACACGCTCAAATGGTGA
- the LOC114557230 gene encoding H-2 class II histocompatibility antigen, I-E alpha chain isoform X2, with product MEPRNVTSDGQYDIEFDGDQLLYVDPVTYQTVQRLPEFAEQWIPDPELAQDAFLSLGTCKYNIPRAIKGENHPPEAIVSPTSIIYPKQEMELEVPNTLICFVTNFHPPTVTITWTRNGQLVDQSEVSQTQYYSNSDFSFCIFSYLDFTPQENDIYSCSVDHISLRAPLTKFLDVTTVTTDQQVVETAVCVAGVILGLIGVVTGLWFIMKANKSCQA from the exons ATGGAGCCAAG GAATGTGACAAGTGACGGCCAGTATGATATTGAATTTGACGGTGATCAGCTCCTCTACGTTGACCCGGTCACCTATCAGACAGTTCAGCGTCTGCCAGAGTTTGCAGAGCAGTGGATTCCAGATCCTGAACTAGCCCAAGACGCATTCTTGTCCCTGGGTACCTGCAAGTACAACATCCCACGAGCCATAAAGGGAGAAAATCATCCTCCAGAGGCCATAG TCAGTCCCACCTCCATAATCTACCCCAAGCAGGAGATGGAACTGGAGGTCCCCAACACCCTCATCTGTTTTGTCACCAACTTTCATCCACCTACAGTCACCATCACCTGGACCAGGAATGGCCAGCTGGTGGACCAGAGTGAGGTCAGTCAGACTCAGTACTACTCCAACAGCGACTTCAGCTTCTGCATCTTCTCCTACCTGGACTTCACTCCGCAGGAGAACGACATCTACTCCTGCAGCGTGGACCACATCAGCCTGCGGGCGCCTCTCACCAAGTTCCTGG ATGTTACCACAGTAACCACAGACCAGCAGGTTGTAGAGACAGCAGTGTGTGTTGCTGGTGTGATCTTGGGGCTGATTGGAGTTGTCACAGGACTCTGGTTCATCATGAAAGCCAACAAGTCCTGCCAGGCGTAA
- the LOC114557230 gene encoding H-2 class II histocompatibility antigen, A-U alpha chain isoform X1 — translation MAMNLFPVLLVICLPKWSQGKHLLRFLTFCQRNVTSDGQYDIEFDGDQLLYVDPVTYQTVQRLPEFAEQWIPDPELAQDAFLSLGTCKYNIPRAIKGENHPPEAIVSPTSIIYPKQEMELEVPNTLICFVTNFHPPTVTITWTRNGQLVDQSEVSQTQYYSNSDFSFCIFSYLDFTPQENDIYSCSVDHISLRAPLTKFLDVTTVTTDQQVVETAVCVAGVILGLIGVVTGLWFIMKANKSCQA, via the exons ATGGCAATGAATCTGTTCCCAGTGCTGCTGGTTATTTGTCTTCCAAAATGGAGCCAAG GTAAACACTTGCTTCGTTTTCTGACCTTCTGTCAAAGGAATGTGACAAGTGACGGCCAGTATGATATTGAATTTGACGGTGATCAGCTCCTCTACGTTGACCCGGTCACCTATCAGACAGTTCAGCGTCTGCCAGAGTTTGCAGAGCAGTGGATTCCAGATCCTGAACTAGCCCAAGACGCATTCTTGTCCCTGGGTACCTGCAAGTACAACATCCCACGAGCCATAAAGGGAGAAAATCATCCTCCAGAGGCCATAG TCAGTCCCACCTCCATAATCTACCCCAAGCAGGAGATGGAACTGGAGGTCCCCAACACCCTCATCTGTTTTGTCACCAACTTTCATCCACCTACAGTCACCATCACCTGGACCAGGAATGGCCAGCTGGTGGACCAGAGTGAGGTCAGTCAGACTCAGTACTACTCCAACAGCGACTTCAGCTTCTGCATCTTCTCCTACCTGGACTTCACTCCGCAGGAGAACGACATCTACTCCTGCAGCGTGGACCACATCAGCCTGCGGGCGCCTCTCACCAAGTTCCTGG ATGTTACCACAGTAACCACAGACCAGCAGGTTGTAGAGACAGCAGTGTGTGTTGCTGGTGTGATCTTGGGGCTGATTGGAGTTGTCACAGGACTCTGGTTCATCATGAAAGCCAACAAGTCCTGCCAGGCGTAA